Within the Paracoccus everestensis genome, the region CATTTCAGCGCGTTTTCGCGCCCGATGTTCTGTTGCCCGAAGGGTGCTGCTGATGCCGGCCCTGGCGCTCGGTTTTGTGCGCATCGTCGAGGCGATAAACCGGCGCGTCGGACGCATCGCGATCTATCTGCTGTTCGTGCTGGCGGGCGTGCTGGCCTGGTCAATCATCGCCAAGGCCCTCTTCCGGCCCGCGCTGTGGACCCAGGAAATGGCGCAGTTCACCATGATTGCCTATGTCGTGCTGGGGGGCGCTTATTCGCTGATGGGGGGCGCCCATGTGCGGATGGACCTGCTGTATTCCCGCTGGTCGATCCGGACGCGCGCAGCGGTGGACAGTGTGACGATCCTCGCGCTGATCGTGTTCCTGGCCGTTATCCTGTGGGGCGGCATCGAAAGCACGATCTATGCCTTCGAGGTGGGAGAGCGGTCGCGCACCGTCTGGCGGCCCTATATGGCGCCGATCAAGATCGTGATCTGCCTTGGCACCTTGCTGATGCTGCTGCAATCGGTCGTGTTCCTGATCCGCGACATCGCCACCCTGCGCGGCACCCCCATCCCCGAGGCGCGCGTTTGATGTCATATGAGTTGATCGCGATCTCGATGTTCCTGGGGATGCTGGCGCTGCTGATGACGGGGCAACGCGTCTTTGCCGGGATCGGCTTTGTCGCCGTGATCGCGGCGATCGCGTTGTGGGGTGACCGGGGCGGGTATGACCTGGCCTTCACCAGTGCGATCAAGCTGATGAACTGGTTTCCGATGCTGACCCTGCCGATGTTCGTCTGGATGGGCTATGTCATGTCGGAAACCCGCATGGCGGACGACCTGTACCGGATGTTCCATGTCTGGTTCGGCCCGGTGCCGGGCGGACTGGCGGTGGGTACCATCCTGCTGATGGTGCTGGTGTCGGCCATGAACGGGCTGTCAGTCGCGGGCCTTGCGATCGGCGCAACCATCGCGCTGCCGGAAATGCTACGGCGGGGCTATGACAAGGTGATGGTCACGGGCATCATCCAGGGCGGATCGTCCCTGGGCATTTTGGTGCCGCCGTCCATCGTGCTGGTGCTTTATGCGATGATCGCGCGCCAGCCGGTGGGGCATCTGTGGCTGGCGGGAGTCTTTCCCGGCCTGCTGATGGCGGGGCTGTTCATCGTCTATGTGCTGATCCGCTGCGGGCTGAACCCGCGCCTTGCGCCACGCCTGTCGGCCGAGGAACGGGCCGCCATCACCTGGGGCGAAAGGCTGCGCCTGCTGCGTGCGGGGATCATGCCGCTGGTGATCTTCGGGGCGATGATGGGGCCCTTCGTGGCGGGCTATGTCAGCCTAGTCGAATCCTCGGTGGTGGGGGCGGTCATCGCCTCGCTGGTGGCGGTCATCAAGGGCCGCTGGACCCGCACCGTCTGGGAGGTATGCATGCGCGGCACGCTGAACGTGACCTGCATGTTCATGTGGATCCTGCTGGCCGCCCTTGCTTTTGGCGCCGTCTTCGACGGGCTTGGCGCGGTGCGCGCCATCGAGTCCTTCTTTCTGGAGGATCTGGGCCTGACTCGCTGGCAGGTCATCATCCTGATGCAGGTGTCCTTCCTGATCATGGGGATGTTCCTGGACGACACGGCCATGCTGGTGATCGTCGCGCCGCTCTATATCCCGCTGGTGCGCGCCCTGGAATTCGACCTGATCTGGTACGGCATCCTTTACACGATCACCTGCCAGATCGCCTATATCACGCCGCCCTTCGGCTATAACCTGTTCCTGATGCGGGCGCTTGCCCCCGACCATGTGTCGCTGGGCGATATCTATCGCTCCATCGTGCCCATCGTCGGCATCATGATCCTGACGCTGGCGATCATCATGGCTTTCCCGCAGATCGCCTTGTGGCTGCCTGGGCAGGTTTACGGACAATGACAAGAGGGCGGCGAACCGCCCCTTTTCCCAATATATCGGAGGTTCAGATGACGACACGACGCAAGTTTCTGATGACCGCGCCCCTGGCCGCAGGGGCCGCCACCCTGGCCGCGCCCGCCGTCCATGCGCAGGGCGCGCCGATCCGCTGGCGGATGCAGACCTATGCGGGCGCCGCCTTGGGCGAACACGTGGTCAAGCCCGCCATAGACCGCTTCAACGCCATCGCCGAAGGCCAGATGCAGATCGAGCTTTACTACGCCGACCAGCTTGTGCCCACGTCGGAACTGTTCCGCGCCATGCAGAACGGCACCATCGACGCGGTGCAGTCCGACGACGATTCCATGCAGTCGCCCACCGAGGTGACCGTGTTCGGCGGATACTTCCCCTTTGCCAGCCGCTACAGCCTGGATGTGCCGGTGCTGTTCAACCAATACGGCCTGAAGGAAATCTGGGACCAGGAATACGCGGCCGTGGGGGTCAAGCACATCTCGGCCGGGGCCTGGGATCCGTGCCATTTCGCCACAAAGGATCCGATCAACAGCCTGGCCGACCTGGAGGGCAAGCGGGTCTTCACCTTCCCGACCGCTGGCCGGTTCCTCGCGCAGTTCGGCGTGGTGCCCATGCAGCTTCCGTGGGAGGATATCCAGGTCGCCCTGCAGACCGGGGAACTGGACGGCATTGCCTGGTCCGGCATCACCGAGGATTACACGGTCGGCTGGGCCGACGTGACCCAGTATTTTCTCACGAACAACATCTCGGGCGCCTGGATCGGGCATTTCTTCGCCAATGCCGACCGCTGGGCCGAGGTGCCGGACAAGCTGAAGATGCTGATGGAGGTCTGCTTCGAGCAGTCCCATTACTATCGCCAGTGGTGGTATTGGGGCGGCGAGGCCGATCTGCGCGTGAACGGCCCCAAGCTGCAACTGACCTCGATCCCTGACGAGGAATGGGCCACCGTCGAGGAACGCGCCCGCGCCTTCTGGGACGAGATTGCCGCCGAATCCGAGGTCAAGGCCCGCGTCGTGGAAATCTTCAAGCGATACAACGACGTCATGGCCAAGGCGGGCCGGCCCTATCGCTATACCTGACGCCGCTGCCGCCGGGCGCCCCAGTCCGGCGGCATGATCCCTGGGATTGGACGATCATGCCTGCAAACCTGACACTCGACAGCCTGAGGACGGCCTTTGACGCCGGCGATATCGACACCGTCCTGGTGGTCTTTCCCGACATGCAGGGCCGCCTGATGGGCAAGCGGTTCCACGCCGGCTTCTTCCTGGACGGCGGCCACCAGGAGACCCATTGCTGCAACTATCTGCTGGCGCTCGACATGGAGATGAACACCGTGCCGGGCTATCGCAGCGCGGGTTGGGAACAGGGCTATGGCGATTACGTCATGCGCCCGGACCTGTCCACGCTGCGCCGCCTGCCATGGCTGCCGGGCACCGCGATGGTCATGTGCGACCTGCTGGACCACCACACGCACCAGGAGATCGCGGTGTCCCCCCGCGCGATCCTGAAACGCCAGATCGCCCGTGCCCGCGAAATGGGGTTTGACGCGTTGATGGCGACGGAACTGGAATTCTATCTGTTCGACAACAGCTATGAAAGCCTGCGCGGCGGCGTCACCGGGTTGGTGCCATCGTCCGGCTATAACGAGGATTACCACATCTTCCAGACCACCCGAGAGGAAGACGTGATGCGCGCCGTGCGCAACCACCTGTATGGCGCAGGCATCCCCATCGAGAGCACCAAGGGAGAGGCCGACGCGGGCCAGATCGAGGTGAACTATCGCTATTCCGACGCGCTCGATACGGCGGACAACCACACGATCATCAAGCAGGGAGTCAAGGAAATCGCCTGGTCGCGCGGCAAGTCCGTGACCTTCATGGCGAAATACGACACCGCCAAGGCGGGATCGGCGGCCCATGTGCATCAATCGCTATGGGCTGGTGACAAGCCCGCCTTCCATGACCCCGGCGACGACCACGGCATGTCGGCCACAATGAAGCATTTCCTGGCGGGTCAGCTTGCCGGGGCCGACCAGATGATGGTCTTTCTGGCGCCCTATGTGAACAGCTACAAGCGGTTCTGCACCGGGCTGTTCGCGCCGACCAAGGCCGTCTGGTCCTGCGACAACCGCACGGCGGGTTTCCGAGTCTGCGGCGAAGGGACCAAGGGCGTGCGGGTCGAATGCCGCATCCCCGGCGCGGATGCCAACCCCTATCTGGCCTGCGCCGCGCTGCTTGCCGCAGGCTTGGACGGGATCGAGCGCAAGCTGGAACTGGAGCCGGAGATCCGCGGCGACCTGTATCGGGCGGAAAACGTGCCCGAGGTTCCCAAGACCCTGCGCGACGCCGCCGAACGTCTGAAAGCATCGGACCTTTACAGGCGGGCCTTTGGCGGCGATGTGGTCGATCATTATCACCACGCCGCGGAGTGGGAGATTGCCGAGACCGACCGCATCGTCACCGACCACGACCTGCGCCGACTGCTGGAACGCGCCTAACAGGACCCACCATGAAAGACATCAACCTGATTTCCCCCATCGACGGATCGGTGCTGATCCGGCGCACACCCCTGGACCGCGACGCCGCCCAGGTCGCTGTGGCCCGCGCGCGCGCGGCTCAGGCGGAATGGGCCGCCCGCCCGCTGGACGACCGGATCGCCCTGGTGAAGGCGGGCGTGGCCGCGCTGACCGCCATGAAGGACGACATCGCCACAGAACTGGCGCAACAGATGGGCCGCCCCATCCGCTTCGGCGCCGGAGAGATGGGCGGCGTGAACGCCCGCACTGACTACATGGCGGACATCGCCGCCGAGACGCTGGCCCCGAAGGTAATTGAGGACAGCAACAGCTTCCGCCGCGTCCTGGCGCGCGAGGCCTTGGGCGTGGTCTTCGTGATCGCTCCCTGGAACTATCCTTTTCTGACGGCGATCAACACCATCGTACCTGCGCTGATCGCAGGCAATGCGGTGGTGCTGAAGCACGCCAGCCAGACCCTGCTGGCGGGCGAACGGCTGGCCCAAGCCTTCCACGCGGGTGGCGTGCCCGAAGATGTGTTCCAGAATGTCGTTCTGGATCACGCGACGACGGAAAGTCTGATCGCCGCGCGGACCTTCGACTTCGTGAACTTCACGGGATCGGTCGCGGGGGGCCGCGCCATCGAACGCGCGGCGGCGGGCACCTTTGTGCCCCTGGGCCTGGAACTGGGCGGCAAGGATCCGGGCTATGTCCGCGCTGACGCCGATCTGGACGCGGCGGTCGAGGGGCTGATGGACGGCGCGATGTTCAATTCCGGCCAATGCTGCTGCGGGATCGAGCGGATTTATGTCCATGACAGCCTGTATGACGTCTTTGTCGAAAAGGCCTTGGCCTGGGTGAACGCGCTGAAGCTGGGCGATCCGCTGGACCCTGCCACGACGCTGGGGCCGATGGCCCATGTCCGCTTTGCTCAAACCGTCCGCGACCAGGTGGCTGAAGCGGTGGGCCAGGGTGCGCGTGCGCTGATCGATCCGTCCGCCTTTCCGCAGGACGACGGCGCAGCCTATCTTGCCCCGCAGGTGCTGGTGGATGTCGATCATTCCATGCGCGTGATGGTCGAGGAAAGCTTCGGCCCGGTCGTGGGCATCATGCGCGTGTCAGACGACGATGAGGCGATCCGCCTGATGAACGACAGCCCCTATGGCCTGACCGCCAGCATCTGGACGCGCGACGACGATGCCGCCGCCGCGATCGGCGCGCGGATCCAGACCGGTACCGTCTTCATGAACCGTGCCGATTATCTTGACCCCGCGCTGTGCTGGACCGGGTGCAAGGACACGGGGCGCGGCGGCAGCCTGTCCTATCTTGGTTACCTTTCCGTGACCCGCCCGAAATCCTATCACCTGAAAAGGGCGTGACATGACCTTTGATGTCCCCAACCGCAACTGGTCCTATCCGACCGCGATCAAGTTCGGCACGGGCCGGATTTCGGAACTGGCCGACCATGCGAAGGCCGCGGGCCTGTCGCGCCCGCTGCTGGTCACCGACAGGGCCTTGGCTGACCTGCCCATCACCGCCGGCGCGCTGGATGTCCTGGACCGCGCGGGGCTTGGCCGCGCCGTCTTTTCCGACGTGGACCCCAACCCGACCGAGGCGAACATGGCGGCGGGCATCGCGGCATACCGGGCAGGCGGGCATGACGGGGTGATCTGCTTCGGTGGCGGATCGGCATTGGATCTGGGCAAGATGGTCGCCCTGATGACTGGGCAGCGCGCCGACTTGTCGGTCTGGGATCTGGAGGATGTGGACGATTGGTTCACCCGCGCGGATGCCGATGCCATCGCCCCCCTCGTCGCCGTGCCGACCACGGCGGGCACGGGCAGCGAGGTCGGGCGCGCGGGGGTGCTGACCAATTCGGAAACCCATCGCAAAAAGATCATCTTTCACCCCCGGCTGATGCCAACGGTCACGATCTGCGATCCCGAACTGACCGTCGGGATGCCCGCCTTTGTCACCGCAGGCACTGGCATGGACGCTCTGGCCCATTGCTTGGAGGCGTATTGCTCGCCTCATTACCACCCGATGAGCCAGGGGATCGCGCTTGAAGGGATGCGCCTGGTCTTCGAGAACCTGCCGGTCGTCTATCGCGACCCCGGCAACCTGACCGCGCGCGCCCATATGATGAGCGCGGCGCTGATGGGTGCTGTCGCGTTCCAAAAGGGTCTTGGCGCGATCCATTCTCTGTCCCACCCGGTCGGCGCGGTCTATGGCACCCATCACGGCACCACCAATGCGGTGGTGATGCCCGCCGTCCTGGACTTCAACCGTCCCGCCATCGAGGATCGCATCGCCGCCGCTGCCGCCTATCTGGGCATCCACGGCGGCTTCGACGGCTTCCGCAGCCGGATCGTGGCGCTGTGTTCTGAACTGAAAATTCCCAAGGGCCTGGCCGCGATGGGCGTCCAGGCCGACCGCCTGGATGAATTGACCGCCATGGCTCTGGAAGACCCCTCCTGCGGGGGGAACCCCATACCCATGACAACCCAAAACACCCGGTCGATGTTCGAGGCGGCCATGTAGATCGGTCGACAAAATGGCGGGCGTATGTGTAACCACAGCCGGGTGAACGCTGAAGGTTCGAAGGGTTTCTTGCACGGCCACGGATGCCAGCCATGTCCATTCCCGATGAGGCAAGCCGCATCGGTGCAGCGGGAACATTTCGCCGCACCTGGGGTTTGGCAGCATGGGCTTGGAGGATCAGATGGACGACACCGAACGAATTCGCCAGCGCGCGCATCAGATTTGGGAAGCGGAAGGACGCCCCGAAGGCCGTGAGGCAGAGCATTGGGCGCAGGCCGAGGATGATCTTCAACGCGACAGTGCCACAGGGGGCGATGCGTTGTCCGGGGGATACGAGGACGACGGCCTTTTGGAACTTCCTGCCGAACTTGCGTCAGGAGACGAGAGTGCAGCAGATGGGCGCATTGTCGAGGCTGGCGAGAGCGGGATCTCGGGTGGTCTCGACGAAGCGGAAGAAGCCATTCTGTCGCCAGTCTATCCAGATGGAGAGGACCGCCGCTGAGGCAACGCCATGACGGTTGACGGTCCCTAGCGGTTGCAGGGCCGTATGGTGCGGACATCCTGTGACGAAGATGTCGAGCGATGCGTCATAGGCTAACAGTGTGGGCACATCATTTTCCTCGCCAAGGGCATCCTGGCGAAGGAATTAGGCCTGTCATTCTTGCTCCTGCGACTTTATTTTACGCGGGTTTCCCGCCACTACAGCGTATCGCGGGCATTAGATTCAGGATTCCCCGTTTCTTGGGATGTGCTTCCCTTTTGCTGAGGCAGGTATGGGTTAGTTGATGGGCAAGCCACATCCAATGGAGCTTCGGACGCGGGGTGTCGCGTATGTGGATGAAGGCCACAGGCATCGCGAGGTGGCGCGGCACTTTCGAGTGTCGCCCAAATTCGTCAACGATCTGGTGAAGCTGCGGCGCGAGACCGGGTTGCTGAGGCCGAGGCGGCAAGGCAATGGTGGGGGACATGGCAAGCTCGCCGGCGTGACCAGTTGGCTCAAGGCGCGTGTTACGGCCAAAGGTGAGATAACGCTTGATGAGTTGGTGGTCGAACTGGCAAAAACCCACGGCATCGCCGTCCACCGTGCCACCGTCTGGCGGGTGTTGCGCGGGCTCGGACTGACACACAAAAAAGCCCTGCAGGCGCTTGAACAGAAGCGCCAGGGCGTCGCTGGCCTGCGTCATGTCTGGATCGCGAGGCGCCAGCCTTTCATGGCCAATCACCTAGAGCGGCTGGCTTTCCTTGATGGTGAGGCGTGAGCCCGCCACCGGTCCGAGGGCCACGCCGAACGGAATCAAGACGAACATGACCAAGACCACCGGCTGGGCGCCTTGTGGGCAGCGCCTCGTCGATCATGCGCCGTTCGGACATTGGCGGAGCCAGACCTTCATTGCAGCTCTGCGCCATGACCGGTTGGACGCGCCTTGGGTGATCGATGGGGCAATGAACGCCGAGATGTTCAACCTTTATCCCAAAACCCAGTTGGTCCCGACACTCCATCCCGGCGACGTTGTCATTCTGGACAACCTTTCCAGCCATAAAAGTCCTGCCGCAGCGGCAGCGCTGCGCGATGTCGGCGCGTGGTTCCTGCGCCGGACGCCATACAGTCCTGACCTCAACCCGATCGAAATGGCCTTCTCCAAACTCAAGGCGCTGATCAGAAAAGCCGCCGCCCGAACCTACGATCAGCTTTGGGCGGCGGTTGGCAAGGTCTGCGACCTCTTCTCCGACGAGGAATGCTACAACTACTTCAAAGCCGCAGGGCATGAGGTCGATTGAATGCAACGGGATCTAGTACTACAGTTGCATTTCATGTAGGTTTGTGGTTCCCTTGCCATGGTGTCGCTTAGCGCGCATTGGCCCTGTCCCGTATTTGTGCTGCTCTGGTGCTCGTTCAGGCTGCTTGGCGCTCAAGGGCCAAGGGGGTTTTTCCTCCCGATGCTGAATGCCGACGGCGCGAGTTATAAAAGCCGTTGATGTATTGGAAGATGGCTGTCTCAGCCTGGCGACGCGTTTCCCACGACCTGCGCCCGATCAGTTCGGCCTTGATGGTTTTGAAGAAGGTTTCGGCGGCAGCGTTCTGCGCCTTTGAAAGATCCACAGGATCGGTCAATCCCCTGGCGCGGACCGCCTTGAACTCATGGCAGTTGCCTTTGCCGCTCAGCGACGCTTGCAGGCCATGTTCGCGCGGGACCTTCCGGTAGTCATGCGAACAGTGTTGCGAGCCGCGTCAGCTCGTGGAAGACGCGGCCCCGCGGCGGTGATCGCAGGGCGATGGCCATTCTCAATGCCCGGATCGCCAGATCGCGTTTCCTGCGGTTGGCTCGCGGCCCAGCCGATCACGCGCCGGCAGTGCAGGTCCAGGAGCGAGGCCATGTCCGCCACCGGTCCGAGGACCATGGTCGAGCGCCAGATGCAGCCAACCCTCGCGGGTCCAGATGTAGCTGATGTCGCCCGCCCATGTCGCTGCGCGGTCTTTCGGTTCTGGTCGGGCCGATCTGCCATGAAGTCACGATCCAAGCCGGGTTCGGCGCGCTGTTGAAGGCGTGATTGCTGTCCGTGGTCGCCTTGAATTTGCGCGTTCTTTCAACGACGATCCCGTTCTCCCGCATCAGTCGCCCGCCCCGGCGATGGCCTACATCGATGCCAACTTCCTTCAGTTCCTCAGTCATCCGGGGACGGCCATGGCTGCCCAGGCTCAGACGCGACTGTTCCTTGACAGGGGCAAGAACAACCATGTCCATACGCTGCCAGCGACTGGCCGGGCGG harbors:
- a CDS encoding TRAP transporter small permease subunit → MPALALGFVRIVEAINRRVGRIAIYLLFVLAGVLAWSIIAKALFRPALWTQEMAQFTMIAYVVLGGAYSLMGGAHVRMDLLYSRWSIRTRAAVDSVTILALIVFLAVILWGGIESTIYAFEVGERSRTVWRPYMAPIKIVICLGTLLMLLQSVVFLIRDIATLRGTPIPEARV
- a CDS encoding TRAP transporter large permease gives rise to the protein MSYELIAISMFLGMLALLMTGQRVFAGIGFVAVIAAIALWGDRGGYDLAFTSAIKLMNWFPMLTLPMFVWMGYVMSETRMADDLYRMFHVWFGPVPGGLAVGTILLMVLVSAMNGLSVAGLAIGATIALPEMLRRGYDKVMVTGIIQGGSSLGILVPPSIVLVLYAMIARQPVGHLWLAGVFPGLLMAGLFIVYVLIRCGLNPRLAPRLSAEERAAITWGERLRLLRAGIMPLVIFGAMMGPFVAGYVSLVESSVVGAVIASLVAVIKGRWTRTVWEVCMRGTLNVTCMFMWILLAALAFGAVFDGLGAVRAIESFFLEDLGLTRWQVIILMQVSFLIMGMFLDDTAMLVIVAPLYIPLVRALEFDLIWYGILYTITCQIAYITPPFGYNLFLMRALAPDHVSLGDIYRSIVPIVGIMILTLAIIMAFPQIALWLPGQVYGQ
- a CDS encoding TRAP transporter substrate-binding protein, yielding MTTRRKFLMTAPLAAGAATLAAPAVHAQGAPIRWRMQTYAGAALGEHVVKPAIDRFNAIAEGQMQIELYYADQLVPTSELFRAMQNGTIDAVQSDDDSMQSPTEVTVFGGYFPFASRYSLDVPVLFNQYGLKEIWDQEYAAVGVKHISAGAWDPCHFATKDPINSLADLEGKRVFTFPTAGRFLAQFGVVPMQLPWEDIQVALQTGELDGIAWSGITEDYTVGWADVTQYFLTNNISGAWIGHFFANADRWAEVPDKLKMLMEVCFEQSHYYRQWWYWGGEADLRVNGPKLQLTSIPDEEWATVEERARAFWDEIAAESEVKARVVEIFKRYNDVMAKAGRPYRYT
- a CDS encoding glutamine synthetase family protein; the protein is MPANLTLDSLRTAFDAGDIDTVLVVFPDMQGRLMGKRFHAGFFLDGGHQETHCCNYLLALDMEMNTVPGYRSAGWEQGYGDYVMRPDLSTLRRLPWLPGTAMVMCDLLDHHTHQEIAVSPRAILKRQIARAREMGFDALMATELEFYLFDNSYESLRGGVTGLVPSSGYNEDYHIFQTTREEDVMRAVRNHLYGAGIPIESTKGEADAGQIEVNYRYSDALDTADNHTIIKQGVKEIAWSRGKSVTFMAKYDTAKAGSAAHVHQSLWAGDKPAFHDPGDDHGMSATMKHFLAGQLAGADQMMVFLAPYVNSYKRFCTGLFAPTKAVWSCDNRTAGFRVCGEGTKGVRVECRIPGADANPYLACAALLAAGLDGIERKLELEPEIRGDLYRAENVPEVPKTLRDAAERLKASDLYRRAFGGDVVDHYHHAAEWEIAETDRIVTDHDLRRLLERA
- a CDS encoding aldehyde dehydrogenase family protein, whose product is MKDINLISPIDGSVLIRRTPLDRDAAQVAVARARAAQAEWAARPLDDRIALVKAGVAALTAMKDDIATELAQQMGRPIRFGAGEMGGVNARTDYMADIAAETLAPKVIEDSNSFRRVLAREALGVVFVIAPWNYPFLTAINTIVPALIAGNAVVLKHASQTLLAGERLAQAFHAGGVPEDVFQNVVLDHATTESLIAARTFDFVNFTGSVAGGRAIERAAAGTFVPLGLELGGKDPGYVRADADLDAAVEGLMDGAMFNSGQCCCGIERIYVHDSLYDVFVEKALAWVNALKLGDPLDPATTLGPMAHVRFAQTVRDQVAEAVGQGARALIDPSAFPQDDGAAYLAPQVLVDVDHSMRVMVEESFGPVVGIMRVSDDDEAIRLMNDSPYGLTASIWTRDDDAAAAIGARIQTGTVFMNRADYLDPALCWTGCKDTGRGGSLSYLGYLSVTRPKSYHLKRA
- a CDS encoding iron-containing alcohol dehydrogenase, producing the protein MTFDVPNRNWSYPTAIKFGTGRISELADHAKAAGLSRPLLVTDRALADLPITAGALDVLDRAGLGRAVFSDVDPNPTEANMAAGIAAYRAGGHDGVICFGGGSALDLGKMVALMTGQRADLSVWDLEDVDDWFTRADADAIAPLVAVPTTAGTGSEVGRAGVLTNSETHRKKIIFHPRLMPTVTICDPELTVGMPAFVTAGTGMDALAHCLEAYCSPHYHPMSQGIALEGMRLVFENLPVVYRDPGNLTARAHMMSAALMGAVAFQKGLGAIHSLSHPVGAVYGTHHGTTNAVVMPAVLDFNRPAIEDRIAAAAAYLGIHGGFDGFRSRIVALCSELKIPKGLAAMGVQADRLDELTAMALEDPSCGGNPIPMTTQNTRSMFEAAM
- a CDS encoding DUF2934 domain-containing protein, which gives rise to MDDTERIRQRAHQIWEAEGRPEGREAEHWAQAEDDLQRDSATGGDALSGGYEDDGLLELPAELASGDESAADGRIVEAGESGISGGLDEAEEAILSPVYPDGEDRR
- a CDS encoding winged helix-turn-helix domain-containing protein is translated as MGKPHPMELRTRGVAYVDEGHRHREVARHFRVSPKFVNDLVKLRRETGLLRPRRQGNGGGHGKLAGVTSWLKARVTAKGEITLDELVVELAKTHGIAVHRATVWRVLRGLGLTHKKALQALEQKRQGVAGLRHVWIARRQPFMANHLERLAFLDGEA
- a CDS encoding IS630 family transposase, with protein sequence MVRREPATGPRATPNGIKTNMTKTTGWAPCGQRLVDHAPFGHWRSQTFIAALRHDRLDAPWVIDGAMNAEMFNLYPKTQLVPTLHPGDVVILDNLSSHKSPAAAAALRDVGAWFLRRTPYSPDLNPIEMAFSKLKALIRKAAARTYDQLWAAVGKVCDLFSDEECYNYFKAAGHEVD